In one window of Flavobacterium ginsengisoli DNA:
- a CDS encoding DUF2157 domain-containing protein — MKQFDEQATQSLFEKNLITENQFREIKEYRDLSIFSLNAELKLFLYLSVILFTSGIGILIYENIDSIGHIAILSLLLIVIAVCFFYCFKHSKGFQKEETTFEHPVLEYLVLAGNILTCIFIGYLQFQYKPFGEHYGLATLVPTIVSFFCAYYFDNRSVLTIAITGLASLYRSFGNATRFIKKQ; from the coding sequence ATGAAGCAATTTGATGAACAGGCAACTCAAAGTCTCTTTGAGAAAAATCTAATTACTGAAAATCAGTTTCGGGAAATAAAAGAATATCGTGATCTTTCTATTTTTTCTTTGAATGCTGAATTAAAGCTTTTTCTTTATTTATCGGTAATACTTTTTACTTCTGGTATTGGAATTTTGATTTACGAAAATATAGATTCAATAGGACACATCGCTATTTTATCATTGCTCTTAATTGTTATTGCAGTTTGCTTTTTTTATTGTTTCAAACATTCTAAAGGTTTTCAGAAAGAAGAAACAACTTTTGAGCATCCTGTTTTAGAATATCTGGTTTTAGCAGGAAATATTCTGACTTGCATTTTTATAGGATATCTTCAGTTTCAATATAAACCTTTTGGAGAACATTACGGATTGGCTACTTTGGTTCCAACAATAGTGAGTTTCTTTTGTGCTTATTATTTCGACAATAGAAGTGTTTTAACGATCGCAATTACTGGTTTAGCAAGCTTATATCGGTCTTTCGGTAACGCCACAAGATTTATTAAAAAGCAATGA
- the argH gene encoding argininosuccinate lyase — MKLWEKGIPTDKQIEQFTVGNDRELDLVLAKYDALGSIAHAKMLGQIGLLTQEETTSLVDALNEIIADIVVGNFEIEDSFEDVHSKIEYLLTVKLGDAGKKIHTARSRNDQVLVDVHLYLKDELKAIKDQVKTLFDLLMESAEKHQNVLLPGYTHLQIAMPSSFGMWFSAYAESLIDDVTMLNAASKIVDQNPLGSAAGYGSSFPINRTFTTKELGFETLKYNAVAAQMSRGKAEKTVAFAMTSVAGTLSKFAMDVCLYMSQNFNFIGLPAHLTTGSSIMPHKKNPDVFELIRGKCNKIQALPYEITLITNNLPSGYHRDLQLLKEGLFPAIQTLKSCLDIAIFSIKDITVKDHILEDKKYDYLFTVDTLNEMVVEGMPFRDAYKAVAEQLEAGTYKSPKETKHTHEGSINNLCLDAIKDKMKAVL, encoded by the coding sequence ATGAAACTTTGGGAAAAAGGAATACCAACAGATAAACAAATCGAACAATTTACAGTAGGAAACGACCGTGAACTTGATTTAGTTTTAGCAAAATACGATGCTTTAGGTTCAATTGCACATGCTAAAATGTTGGGACAGATCGGTTTATTGACTCAAGAAGAAACAACATCTTTAGTTGATGCATTAAACGAAATCATCGCTGATATCGTAGTTGGAAATTTCGAAATCGAAGATAGTTTCGAAGATGTACATTCTAAAATCGAATATCTTTTAACAGTAAAACTAGGCGATGCAGGAAAGAAAATCCACACGGCACGTTCTCGTAATGATCAGGTTTTAGTAGATGTTCATTTGTATTTAAAAGACGAATTAAAAGCAATAAAAGATCAAGTAAAAACGCTTTTTGATTTGTTGATGGAATCGGCAGAAAAACATCAAAACGTATTATTGCCAGGATATACACATTTACAAATCGCGATGCCATCGTCATTCGGAATGTGGTTTTCTGCTTATGCTGAAAGCTTAATTGATGATGTAACTATGTTGAACGCAGCTTCTAAAATTGTAGATCAGAATCCATTAGGTTCTGCTGCAGGTTACGGAAGTTCGTTTCCAATCAACAGAACCTTTACAACCAAAGAATTAGGTTTTGAAACCTTAAAATACAATGCCGTTGCGGCGCAAATGAGCCGTGGAAAAGCAGAGAAAACCGTTGCTTTTGCTATGACAAGCGTTGCAGGAACTTTATCAAAATTTGCAATGGACGTTTGTTTGTATATGAGCCAAAACTTTAATTTTATTGGTCTTCCAGCACATCTTACAACAGGTTCAAGCATTATGCCTCATAAAAAGAATCCTGACGTTTTCGAATTAATCAGAGGAAAATGCAACAAGATTCAGGCACTTCCATACGAAATCACTTTAATTACAAATAATCTTCCAAGTGGTTATCACAGAGATTTACAGCTTTTAAAAGAAGGTTTGTTTCCAGCAATTCAAACTTTAAAATCTTGTTTGGATATTGCTATTTTTTCAATAAAAGATATTACAGTTAAAGATCATATTTTGGAAGATAAAAAATACGATTACCTGTTTACAGTGGATACTTTAAACGAAATGGTTGTGGAAGGAATGCCGTTTAGAGATGCTTACAAAGCTGTTGCAGAACAATTGGAAGCAGGAACATACAAATCTCCTAAAGAAACCAAACATACGCACGAAGGAAGTATCAACAATTTATGTTTAGATGCGATAAAAGATAAAATGAAAGCAGTTTTATAA
- the ytxJ gene encoding bacillithiol system redox-active protein YtxJ gives MSFLNSIFGSSENSEASKSKVNWTELTDMLQLMEIEAISNEKPVVIFKHSTRCGISRMALKQFEREYDLENVVDAYFLDLIAHRDISNEIASRFGVYHESPQLILIKNGKAVYDVSHSDIDAEALKSKV, from the coding sequence ATGAGTTTTTTAAATTCAATCTTCGGAAGTTCAGAGAACTCAGAAGCATCAAAAAGTAAAGTAAACTGGACAGAATTAACAGATATGCTTCAATTAATGGAAATAGAAGCTATTTCTAATGAAAAACCAGTTGTAATTTTTAAACATAGTACAAGATGCGGCATTAGCCGAATGGCTTTAAAACAATTTGAAAGAGAATATGACCTTGAAAATGTTGTAGACGCGTACTTTTTAGACTTAATTGCACACAGAGATATTTCAAACGAAATTGCAAGCAGATTTGGAGTTTATCACGAATCTCCTCAGTTGATATTAATCAAAAACGGTAAAGCGGTTTACGATGTTTCACACAGTGATATTGATGCTGAAGCATTGAAAAGCAAAGTGTAA